TTAATGGATTTTAGAAGGAGCGGCGATCATGCTGCTTCTTTTTTTTAGCTGTTAGAAGCTTGCAAGCAAGCCAATTTCGCTACAACGTAAAGCTGTGAGCATAAGAAAAAAACCAGTTGCTATAGAGCAACTGGTTCAACATAAATTTTTAACTTGGATAGTTGTTTAACCAATGGAGTGCTTGTTCATAATCATCAAAAAATTTAACGGATTCTTTGGTGTTGGATTGCTGCAGGTAATTCATGATCTCCCCTTCTTCAAGAAGAAACGCAATGGCCTTGCTTTGATTCAGGATAGTGTCATTAAAGAACTTTTCTTTCCATACTTTTTGAACGGAGAAGTGGTTTGGAGTATATCCTTTTCTATCCACCAACAATTTGTATTTCAGTCCCTTACCAATAAACTGCTGACATGAATTTTCAAAACCATTAAACCATTCAATAACATCATCCGTGTTTATCTTCCCTATCAGATGAGTAACAATTAAATCCCCATTAACAACCGTACTGATATTCTTTTCATTCAAAGTGGAATCATCTCCCTTAGTTTCTATTATGCGTAAAATTCCTATAAAATCAAAGTAAAACCAAAACTCATTCTTACATATACTGGAAGTTTGGATTGCCCAGGAAATATCAATGCGCGTGATAGCTTTTCGAAATAAAAAAAGCTCACAGGGCATTCCTTTCACCCTGCAAGCTTCCTCGTACTAACCTCTATTCACCTTTTTCATATCTAAGCCATATCTTTATCTCTTTTATCTCTATATTTATTTCAATTGGGCAACACTTACAGCAACCTTCTCCAGCTGTGCTCTACTTAAGGAATGCTCCGGTGAGCTGATTGTCACAAAACGATCATCGATCTGAAAGCCCAGCATGTCCGTATCATCCGGTGTATACCATTTCGCTTTAACCCCATTGGACAATGTAACCGATTTGCTGTCATATCCATGAGAATAGTCTCTTGGGGAGATATATACCGTCATGTGTTTGAATAACATGTTAACGCCATCTTCCGATGCGCCTGTCTTTTGGTACACATCGCCTTTTACCATCTGAGTTGGAGCATACGGCGTTTGAAAACCATCAAATTTGGCGAATGCGCTTTTGATTTCTTTTCGCTCGGCATCACTGTATTTCACGTTGGTCAGCTCGGTCGTCTGACCGTTTCCAGGATTACTTCCGATCAGCACCAGGTTATTCTTCGAATCGTACTGCACGGGTACATCCAGCACATCGGCCATCGCGCGAACCGGCAGGTATGTCGTATTCTGATACGTGATCGGAGTCAATGTTTTGCCTGTGTTATATACGACTCCATCCACTTTGATACCGATGCTGTGATTGAGGTAAGCCGAGATTTTCTCCAGGTTGGCTCCCGCATAGACACCTGCTGCTCCCGTTAACGTCATTCCCAGCACGGCAACCGCCACGATTGATTTTTTCAACGGTTTCATTTCATCCATTCCCCTCGTTGTCTCACCAACCTTCCAAGTCGATGAGTCATAGTATGAAGCTCGATATCTTTATTTAAAATCGATGACATACGTCGCAATCAACGCTTCTTTATCGTCAATCGTAATTCCTAGTCTTTTTCCAGATGGACTCCAAGTCAGCGGGTAGACCGGATGGGCCGCAGGATGCACCGCCGAATAATAGGGCGCCATCCAGCTTACTTTTCCTGAAGCCGTATCAAATACATACACTCCGTTCATCCCGCTTTCATTCTCCGAATATACATCAAAAGCTAGTCTGGCAGAATCCGGCGACCAAGACGGGTAAGAAATCAGATTTCCTTTTCCGATAAGGGATCCTTGCAGGCTGCCGGCTGCGTCATAGATCAGTAAATTGCTGCCTGAGTTCCCTTCCGTGTTGGTCGCTGTGGAGACGGCAATGTACTCTCCATCCGGCGAGATGGTGAAGCTCCATACATTTTCAATAAGCTGTACCGGCTTCGATTGCCCCGGTTCAACGACCTTCAGCACCTGGTTTACATCGATATAATAGATCCGGCCTTTACTCGCCCCGAACTGGTTGTAGACTTCAACATCCTCATCCTCAATAGCTATGGTAGTATAAGAGCCGTCCGTTGAAATGAGACGAATATCGCCTTTGCCGCTCATGGAGCCTGCTGCAAGAACATAGGTGTCTGTATCCAGCCACCCTCCGATCTCCATGTAATTGTCGCCCTTAACCGGTATGCTCCTGCCTGTACTAAGATCCTTCAGGAAATTATCAGCCTTATACTTATCCCTCCATTTCTGAATAAAACTATATTTACCGTCCGGCGAGATTTCTTCTTTGACAAGATGTTCGCCTGGATGCGACTCTTCATGATTCGTGAGCTCACGCCGCTCACCTGTACTTACGTTCACTGCTTCGGAGGAATAAGCATATTGCGGTTCTTCCGTTTCGGTCGCTTCCTTGATCAGCTTGGTTGTAAGCACCTTGACCTCATTCTCCGACAGCCATGTCTCAATGTTCGACGAGGCGATCCGGTGCGTCTGATTCACAACCACTTCCTGACTGGATGGACCACTCGCTCCTTCTACAACCGTAAGTTTGCGCTCTCCTGATGCCGTCTCTCCAGCATTCGATACAGGGGGCTGGCCGGTTTGATTGTTGCCTGGCTCCGCGATCGTCAGCCGATCCTGGGATTGGCAAGCCGTCAGGGCTGCAGCAATAACAACAGCAGACATCAACTTGAACCCATACTTCCCTACTCTGTTTCTCATAACAGGTTCCTCCCAATGGCATATCCCCCAAGGCGCTTCGGCAGCAGCACAGAATGTATCTTGGCATGCCGCCTCTTTCCCTGTTGAACTCAGTATAGAATGTGAATATCTCGATACGATATCGAGCTTGTAACGAACTTGTAAACAAACAGGTACCCTTGAAAAAAAAGAAAGTCCAGACCTTATTCCAAGTCTGAACTTTCTTCTGTCGAAATAACCTCTGAGGATTGTGGCCGATTCATCGGCAGGGCAATCACAAACGTAGAACCGCCGGGACCCGATTCCGCAAGCTGAACGGAGCCGTGCTGTTTCTCTGCCAGATTGCGTACCAGGGATAACCCTAGTCCCGTTCCTCCGTGAACCCTGGAACGGTCGCTGCTCACCGTATAAAACGGATCAAAGATCCGTTCTCTGGCATCATCCGGAATTCCGATACCGGTATCGCTTACCTTAATGATCATACGATCTTGGCCATTAGGATCCTGCTTCACTTCATTCGAGAGCGTAACCGTCCCTCCGGGCTTATTGTATTTAATTCCGTTATCCAGCAGATTCAGTACCATATGCATCAGATTCTCCGGATCAGCCCACACCTTACCATCCGTTAAAGATGATCGAATCGTAATGTCCGATTGCTCTGCCTTGACCTCTAACCGGGCTGCCGCCTCTTCCAGAATCGGCATGAGATCTACGTGTTCCGCATGGGTTTCGAATTCATAAATATCCATGGACGATAACTGAAGCGCCTTTTCTACCAGGCGGTATAGACGCTGTGCTTCCTTGCCGATCTGTCCTCTGGCTTCCTCCAGCAGGGCGGGATCATCGCGATACATTTCAAGCAGATCCGCATAAGCCAATATGGAGGTCAGCGGCGTTTTCAACTCATGGCTGATATTCCCGATAAACTGCTTCTGCTGCTGTTCCAGCTCTTGCAGTCTTTCGATGGCATCCAGCAGCTTCTGCTTCTCCTCCGTGAGCTGGCTCACCGATGAGGAAATTCGCCCGCTCATTTCATATATGCCTTGCGCTAGCTCGCCGAGCTCATCGTTTCGCTTCACCGTCGGCTCGCTAAGGTAGACGCCTTCACCGATCCTCTGCGCAGCCTGGTTCAGCCTGCCGATGACATGCACCTGCCGCCAAACATACAGAAACCCGATCAGGAAGCCGGCGGCCAGCACCGCAAGGCCCGTCACGATAAACAAGTTCTGGATCCTGTCATAGAAAGCGTGCTGCTCAGCCAGGGAGGCGTGGAATTGAATCGTTCCGATCGGCTCCTCCATATGCCGAAGCGGAGCAAGATAGAGCAGCTGGTCACCCTCGGTTATATAGGCGGAACGTCCTTGCGCCGTATGTGCAAGCGCGTCTTGTACATCCATCTTCGGCTGGAAAGGAAGGGAAGTCCCCGTGAATGTACCATCCAGCTTATATAGCGTCACCGGCATGCCGCTCTGGGTTCCAAGATCGACGGCCAGCCGTTGACCGACATTTTCCATAAATTCATCCGGCTTCATCTCAGGATTCGTCAGTAATTCCTGATGAATTCTAAGATTGGCTGCTTCGGCCTTCTGTGCGAAGGATTGCTCCAGACGCACCCGCTGATCCTCCCGTATCCCGGCAAGAACCAACGTGCTTAGAACAACCACAACGGCGATCAGCAGCAAAGCGAGAAGCAGCGCGACTTTCCACTTTAAGCCGAAACGCACCTTTCCCTTGTTCATGAGGGAATCTCCGTGCTTTTATATCCAATCCCATAAACGGTCTGGATCACTTCATGCTGGTTCCCCAGCTTCTTGCGCAATCGCTGGACGTGAATATCTACCGTACGCGTACCGCCGGCAAAATCCATATCCCATACCTGTTCTAGCAAAGCCTCTCGCGAATATACCCGCTCCGGATTCCGTGCCAGGAGAGCCATCAGGTCAAACTCCTTCGGCGTAAGCTCAAGGGGCTTGCCTTCGGCGTGAATGGTGCGATTTAACAGATTAATGGTAAGCCCGGAGATCCGGATGACATGCTGTTCGGGGGCTTGGTTCCCGGCAGCCTCGGGAGTACGGCTTCTTCGGGACAATGCCTTTACCCTGGCGATGATCTCCCGCATGTCAAAGGGCTTTGTCATATAATCATCGGCACCAAGCTCCAGCCCGAGCACCTTATCCACAATATCGTCCTTCACCGTCAACAGCAGAATGGCCGGGCGCTGCCGGTCCCCGAGCTTGCGACAGACATCGTACCCGCTAAGCTTCGGCATCATGACATCGAGCACCATCACGTCGGGATCAAACGATTCCACACGCTCCAGCGCTTCCTGCCCATCCCCTGCCGTCTCCACCGTATGTCCTTCCCTCCGCAGCGCATAGGCAACTGCACTTGAGATACTGATCTCATCATCTACTACAAGTACCTTGGTCATCGCAGATACGACTCCTTTATTGGCCGATTCAACATGTACTAATTCCATGATGGTAACGTATCCGGCATCATATTTCAACATGCGGTTCCCTGCCGATTTCATTACAATTGTAACTATGAACGCTTTCTCCCGGTTGCCATAATAAAGCTAAACACTCAAGCTAAGGAGGATTCGGATGACAATCGCTACCATGAACCATATCATTAAGCGCTATGGGCATCAGCTTGTCCTGGACCATGTCCATTTAGAAATCAGGCAAGGCGAAATACTCGGTCTTCTTGGTCCGAATGGTGCAGGTAAAACCACATTGATCCATGCGTTATCCGGCTTAATCGGCATCGATTCCGGTAGCATCGAGCTGTTTGGTGAACGGCTAAGCGGCCCTATGCTGGAGGTCAAACGGAAAATTGGACTGGTCACGCAGGATATCACCGTTTTTGAGGATTTAACCGCCCAAGAGAA
This Paenibacillus sp. JZ16 DNA region includes the following protein-coding sequences:
- a CDS encoding WD40 repeat domain-containing protein gives rise to the protein MRNRVGKYGFKLMSAVVIAAALTACQSQDRLTIAEPGNNQTGQPPVSNAGETASGERKLTVVEGASGPSSQEVVVNQTHRIASSNIETWLSENEVKVLTTKLIKEATETEEPQYAYSSEAVNVSTGERRELTNHEESHPGEHLVKEEISPDGKYSFIQKWRDKYKADNFLKDLSTGRSIPVKGDNYMEIGGWLDTDTYVLAAGSMSGKGDIRLISTDGSYTTIAIEDEDVEVYNQFGASKGRIYYIDVNQVLKVVEPGQSKPVQLIENVWSFTISPDGEYIAVSTATNTEGNSGSNLLIYDAAGSLQGSLIGKGNLISYPSWSPDSARLAFDVYSENESGMNGVYVFDTASGKVSWMAPYYSAVHPAAHPVYPLTWSPSGKRLGITIDDKEALIATYVIDFK
- a CDS encoding sensor histidine kinase, which gives rise to MNKGKVRFGLKWKVALLLALLLIAVVVVLSTLVLAGIREDQRVRLEQSFAQKAEAANLRIHQELLTNPEMKPDEFMENVGQRLAVDLGTQSGMPVTLYKLDGTFTGTSLPFQPKMDVQDALAHTAQGRSAYITEGDQLLYLAPLRHMEEPIGTIQFHASLAEQHAFYDRIQNLFIVTGLAVLAAGFLIGFLYVWRQVHVIGRLNQAAQRIGEGVYLSEPTVKRNDELGELAQGIYEMSGRISSSVSQLTEEKQKLLDAIERLQELEQQQKQFIGNISHELKTPLTSILAYADLLEMYRDDPALLEEARGQIGKEAQRLYRLVEKALQLSSMDIYEFETHAEHVDLMPILEEAAARLEVKAEQSDITIRSSLTDGKVWADPENLMHMVLNLLDNGIKYNKPGGTVTLSNEVKQDPNGQDRMIIKVSDTGIGIPDDARERIFDPFYTVSSDRSRVHGGTGLGLSLVRNLAEKQHGSVQLAESGPGGSTFVIALPMNRPQSSEVISTEESSDLE
- a CDS encoding response regulator transcription factor, whose amino-acid sequence is MTKVLVVDDEISISSAVAYALRREGHTVETAGDGQEALERVESFDPDVMVLDVMMPKLSGYDVCRKLGDRQRPAILLLTVKDDIVDKVLGLELGADDYMTKPFDMREIIARVKALSRRSRTPEAAGNQAPEQHVIRISGLTINLLNRTIHAEGKPLELTPKEFDLMALLARNPERVYSREALLEQVWDMDFAGGTRTVDIHVQRLRKKLGNQHEVIQTVYGIGYKSTEIPS
- a CDS encoding STAS/SEC14 domain-containing protein, which produces MKGMPCELFLFRKAITRIDISWAIQTSSICKNEFWFYFDFIGILRIIETKGDDSTLNEKNISTVVNGDLIVTHLIGKINTDDVIEWFNGFENSCQQFIGKGLKYKLLVDRKGYTPNHFSVQKVWKEKFFNDTILNQSKAIAFLLEEGEIMNYLQQSNTKESVKFFDDYEQALHWLNNYPS